One genomic segment of Panicum virgatum strain AP13 chromosome 2N, P.virgatum_v5, whole genome shotgun sequence includes these proteins:
- the LOC120658903 gene encoding uncharacterized protein LOC120658903 — protein sequence MGSCVSRSTAVTSEAAAESVRALTAMVVGLDGSLAQFAAPVTAHQALAAAGAAGAAPSSPGTSFLCCSDELDFDAPVRAVGARDALQPGQLYFALPVAMLGRPLPAQDMAALAARAAAALGTATVAVATAGVPSRGRSKVGAASNKRQRWQTAGRRVAPLVDVVVSARADGGWRSDHVRGGSYGDAAKAVECGDRTVGKARWGVGHRGVARRVPRLSAIGEAASE from the coding sequence ATGGGTTCCTGCGTCTCCCGCTCCACGGCGGTGacgtcggaggcggcggcggagtccgTGCGCGCGCTGACGGCCATGGTCGTGGGCCTGGACGGCTCCCTGGCGCAGTTCGCGGCGCCTGTCACGGCGCACCAGGCCCTGGCCGCTGCCGGCGCTGCCGGCgcagcgccgtcgtcgccgggcACTAGCTTCCTCTGCTGCTCGGACGAGCTGGACTTCGACGCGCCCGTCCGCGCGGTGGGCGCGCGCGACGCGCTGCAGCCCGGGCAGCTCTACTTCGCGCTGCCGGTCGCCATGCTCGGGCGGCCGCTGCCCGCCCAGGACatggccgcgctcgccgccaggGCCGCCGCGGCTCTAGGGACGGcgaccgtcgccgtcgccaccgcaGGCGTGCCGTCGCGGGGCAGGAGTAAGGTCGGCGCGGCCAGCAACAAGCGGCAGAGATGGCAGACTGCGGGGCGGCGAGTCGCGCCGctcgtcgacgtcgtcgtgAGCGCGCGCGCGGACGGCGGGTGGAGGAGCGACCACGTGCGCGGCGGATCATACGGCGAcgcggccaaggcggtggagTGCGGCGACCGAACCGTGGGGAAGGCGAGGTGGGGAGTCGGCCACAGAGGTGTCGCTCGCCGTGTGCCGAGATTGAGCGCGATCGGGGAAGCAGCTAGCGAGTGA
- the LOC120662736 gene encoding uncharacterized protein LOC120662736, which produces MTPPPPLFDELLEEVLLRIPPNDPASLLRAALVCKRWGRLVSGRGFRHRFRDFHRTPPMLGAIINFKGFVPTSSFRCQVPADLRRDCMVLDASHGHVLFHNIRRVDETWDPTLYVWDPITGEKMELPRLSRVPDPNLWLSNFAVLCAAAGCNHLDCCNGPFIVVFVVVGRNRSETFARVYSSEVGQWGEPTFAPHINDSLGCIDNLDLMPGAIVGDALYFMFHTTDAVLKFDLATREMATIHLPDTTFSRPIALIATEDGCLGFAGTKERALHLWSRVAGPSGEAGWAQSRVIELDTILPANAISRTPIMLGSVC; this is translated from the coding sequence atgacgccgccgccgcctctgtttGACGAGCTCCTCGAGGAGGTCCTTCTCCGCATTCCGCCGAATGACCCGGCTAGCCTCCTCCGCGCAGCGCTCGTCTGCAAGCGGTGGGGCCGCCTCGTCTCCGGCCGCGGCTTCCGCCACCGGTTCCGGGACTTCCACCGCACGCCCCCCATGCTGGGCGCCATCATCAACTTCAAGGGCTTCGTCCCCACGTCCTCCTTCCGGTGCCAGGTCCCCGCCGACCTCCGCCGCGACTGTATGGTGCTCGACGCCAGCCACGGCCACGTCCTCTTCCACAACATACGACGTGTGGACGAGACGTGGGATCCAACCCTCTACGTCTGGGATCCCATCACCGGCGAGAAGATGGAGCTGCCCAGGCTGTCACGGGTGCCGGATCCGAACTTGTGGTTGTCGAATTTCGCGGTGCTATGTGCCGCCGCCGGTTGCAACCACCTCGACTGCTGCAATGGCCCCTTCATCGTGGTCTTCGTGGTAGTTGGCCGCAACCGCAGTGAGACGTTCGCCCGCGTCTACTCGTCTGAGGTTGGGCAATGGGGCGAGCCCACCTTTGCTCCGCACATCAATGACAGTTTGGGTTGCATTGACAATTTGGATTTGATGCCCGGTGCTATTGTGGGGGATGCACTCTACTTCATGTTTCACACAACGGACGCAGTCCTGAAATTCGATCTGGCAACGCGGGAGATGGCGACGATTCACCTGCCAGACACAACCTTTTCACGGCCCATCGCGCTcatcgccacagaagatggttGTCTCGGATTCGCAGGAACAAAGGAGCGTGCACTCCACCTGTGGTCGAGGGTGGCTGGTCCTAGCGGAGAAGCTGGATGGGCACAAAGCAGAGTCATTGAGCTCGACACGATACTCCCTGCCAATGCCATCTCACGCACTCCTATAATGCTTGGCAGTGTTTGTTAG